In a genomic window of Lacrimispora sp. BS-2:
- a CDS encoding DUF6273 domain-containing protein, whose amino-acid sequence MATSISIPSYGAWIQKDTHWIYEENQIYEKNAWKLIEGAWYYFGHSSYMATGWRLIDGKWYFLNPVSDGTKGKMLTGWQWIDGRCYYLSEQSVINHPEGAMYISEKTPDGFSIDSSGAWIDENGTVQYVPGKGIQTTNTKKTTSTGEISNGGSGGGGSGSQGSGPKPDMDTKPDSSSEDPVPGGGESETDPEIPVPEETSEGTEEPEMQYRYTVQYLDIKNKYVLQAVAGVGTEGEKIDIIQPIIDGYKLCEGQKESFRLISNHMVLNVYYESESVASPSEAQKVEWNLYFVEKGNHNNEILKNQQGRTEEGRSLTIDFPETILGTDQHYYHSLVPSPWSIIVNGNGIQKYYIEFEKGDRLPEDEDPDQEAKDKLEKWLEVSAAADFKLSGQKPSYQQLITMSVEKSNERLLNLVSMADGTERKEIYLIAKRHVPSTVIVSQTFQNIKNLSELVMDEFTIAYEEYKVIRVGFEKICDESTCSHDYQVGDRINATCTSNGHETVQCRKCGKEEIVMLPATGHVDADHDEICDICYESAGKTSETAHYRIGDVQARTIGDKIYLFRCIDEDYEDAMGNSQRTALFLCDSVIRSDLEGAAKKLSFGFNNNYKHSNIREWLLSHASDDFVHETYIGITRSYIGSTWKGGYEQLDDSSLKAGKEVFQLLQDKVFILSVDEALKYRNVLWRFYGSETNNPESQVSAYSKGYYLRTPQDDGLNDFFYGDGIYGVSLVDGNIQPVSVTETDLGIRPAMAVLQG is encoded by the coding sequence ATGGCAACGAGTATTTCAATTCCAAGTTATGGTGCATGGATACAAAAGGATACCCATTGGATCTATGAGGAAAATCAAATTTACGAAAAGAATGCCTGGAAACTGATTGAGGGGGCTTGGTATTACTTTGGTCATAGCAGTTATATGGCTACTGGCTGGCGGCTGATCGATGGAAAATGGTATTTTTTAAACCCTGTTTCTGACGGGACAAAGGGGAAGATGCTCACCGGCTGGCAATGGATAGATGGACGCTGCTATTACCTGTCTGAGCAATCTGTAATTAATCATCCCGAAGGGGCTATGTACATAAGTGAAAAAACTCCGGATGGATTTTCCATAGATTCCTCCGGGGCTTGGATCGATGAAAACGGCACGGTACAGTATGTGCCTGGAAAAGGGATACAGACAACCAATACTAAAAAGACAACATCGACAGGTGAAATTTCCAATGGAGGCTCCGGTGGCGGTGGATCAGGGAGTCAGGGAAGTGGTCCGAAGCCAGATATGGACACAAAGCCAGACAGTAGTTCAGAGGATCCGGTACCAGGAGGGGGCGAATCAGAAACTGATCCGGAGATTCCGGTACCAGAGGAAACCTCGGAGGGAACCGAGGAGCCAGAAATGCAGTACAGATACACGGTGCAGTACCTGGATATCAAAAATAAATACGTATTACAGGCCGTGGCTGGTGTGGGGACGGAAGGAGAAAAGATTGATATCATACAGCCGATTATTGATGGCTATAAGTTGTGCGAAGGGCAGAAGGAAAGCTTTAGGCTGATCAGTAATCATATGGTCCTGAACGTCTATTACGAGAGTGAAAGCGTGGCTTCCCCTTCAGAGGCCCAAAAGGTTGAATGGAATCTTTATTTTGTTGAAAAGGGAAATCACAACAACGAGATTTTGAAAAACCAGCAGGGACGTACAGAAGAGGGCCGGTCGCTTACCATTGACTTTCCGGAAACCATATTAGGGACGGATCAGCATTATTATCATTCTCTTGTTCCAAGTCCGTGGAGTATCATTGTAAACGGCAATGGAATTCAAAAATACTACATTGAATTTGAGAAAGGAGATCGCCTTCCTGAAGACGAGGATCCGGATCAGGAAGCCAAAGACAAGCTGGAAAAATGGCTGGAGGTTTCAGCGGCGGCGGATTTTAAACTTAGCGGCCAGAAGCCATCATACCAGCAGCTCATTACAATGAGCGTAGAGAAAAGTAATGAAAGACTTCTTAATCTAGTGTCAATGGCGGATGGTACGGAGCGGAAGGAAATCTATCTTATTGCAAAGCGGCATGTGCCAAGTACCGTAATCGTAAGTCAGACATTCCAAAACATTAAGAACTTATCTGAGCTGGTCATGGATGAGTTTACCATAGCTTATGAGGAATACAAAGTTATAAGAGTAGGCTTTGAAAAAATTTGTGATGAAAGTACATGTAGCCATGATTACCAGGTTGGGGATAGAATCAATGCCACATGTACGTCAAACGGCCACGAAACAGTCCAATGCCGGAAATGCGGAAAGGAAGAAATTGTGATGCTGCCTGCAACCGGACATGTGGATGCAGATCATGATGAAATTTGTGATATCTGTTATGAATCCGCTGGCAAAACGTCAGAAACCGCACATTACCGTATCGGTGATGTGCAGGCCCGGACCATTGGAGACAAGATTTATCTATTCCGTTGCATCGATGAAGATTATGAGGATGCTATGGGCAACAGTCAGCGGACGGCGCTGTTTCTTTGTGACAGTGTGATCCGGTCAGATCTGGAGGGAGCGGCGAAGAAACTGAGTTTTGGGTTTAATAACAATTATAAGCACTCCAATATCCGAGAATGGCTTCTGAGCCATGCTTCAGATGATTTTGTCCATGAAACCTATATCGGGATTACCAGGTCATACATAGGGTCTACATGGAAGGGAGGCTATGAGCAGCTGGATGACAGCAGCCTTAAGGCTGGGAAGGAGGTGTTTCAGCTTTTGCAGGATAAAGTATTCATTTTGTCAGTGGATGAGGCGCTTAAGTACCGGAATGTTCTCTGGAGGTTTTATGGAAGCGAAACAAATAATCCGGAATCGCAGGTTTCTGCTTATTCTAAAGGATATTATCTTCGAACCCCGCAGGATGATGGATTGAATGACTTCTTTTATGGAGATGGGATCTATGGGGTCAGTCTGGTAGATGGAAATATTCAGCCAGTAAGTGTAACGGAGACGGACCTTGGTATCAGGCCAGCCATGGCAGTCCTGCAGGGATAG
- a CDS encoding polysaccharide deacetylase family protein, translated as MKMKWKAACFIVVFILDIIFTKAMHQSYTEAKDTLFLPAGADAEAKDEVRRQFSGDKEIALTFDDGPHSVYTPKLLDGLRKRGVHATFFILGENVEGKEAILKQMKEDGHLIGNHGYTHVQMSKEAVRTVCQQIEQNNRQIEEITGTRPEYLRPPYGSWNDELECTTDMTVVLWNLDPLDWKTKNTKKIVRYIVKRVEPGDIILLHDVYPTSVEAALEVIDTLTKQGYTFVTVDELLVD; from the coding sequence ATGAAAATGAAATGGAAAGCGGCCTGTTTCATAGTTGTTTTTATATTGGATATTATTTTTACAAAAGCCATGCACCAATCATATACAGAGGCAAAGGATACTCTGTTTCTTCCCGCAGGCGCGGACGCTGAGGCAAAGGATGAGGTCAGGAGACAATTTTCCGGAGATAAGGAGATTGCGTTGACTTTTGATGATGGCCCTCATTCTGTTTATACGCCAAAGCTTCTTGATGGTCTTCGCAAAAGAGGAGTCCATGCCACCTTTTTTATTCTTGGAGAAAATGTGGAGGGGAAAGAGGCCATTTTGAAACAGATGAAAGAGGATGGACATTTAATCGGGAATCATGGATATACTCATGTACAAATGAGCAAGGAGGCGGTGAGGACTGTCTGCCAGCAGATTGAACAGAATAACCGGCAGATTGAGGAGATTACCGGTACAAGGCCTGAGTATTTACGGCCGCCTTATGGTTCCTGGAATGATGAACTGGAGTGTACGACCGATATGACGGTAGTTCTTTGGAACTTGGATCCTCTTGATTGGAAGACAAAGAATACCAAAAAAATAGTGCGCTATATTGTAAAGCGCGTGGAACCTGGAGATATCATCCTTCTTCATGATGTGTACCCGACTTCGGTGGAAGCAGCCCTGGAGGTAATTGATACTTTGACAAAGCAGGGATATACCTTTGTTACGGTCGATGAGCTGTTGGTGGATTGA
- a CDS encoding cold shock domain-containing protein has protein sequence MNNGTVKWFNGAKGYGFIVNDATGEEVFVHFSGIVADGYKTLEEGQKVTYETTEGNRGLQAVNVCMA, from the coding sequence ATGAACAACGGTACAGTAAAATGGTTTAATGGTGCTAAGGGATATGGTTTCATCGTAAATGACGCAACAGGCGAGGAAGTTTTCGTACATTTCTCCGGCATCGTTGCTGATGGTTACAAGACTCTGGAAGAAGGCCAGAAAGTAACTTATGAAACAACAGAAGGAAACCGCGGCCTGCAGGCAGTTAACGTTTGCATGGCTTAA
- the rplL gene encoding 50S ribosomal protein L7/L12 gives MAKLTTAEFIEAIKELSVLELNELVKACEEEFGVSAAAGVVVAAAGPAAAEEEKTEFDVELTEVGPNKVKVIKVVREATGLGLKEAKDVVDGAPKVLKAGASKEEAEQIKTSLEAEGAKVTLK, from the coding sequence ATGGCAAAGTTAACAACAGCTGAATTTATCGAAGCGATCAAAGAATTATCTGTATTAGAATTAAACGAATTAGTAAAGGCATGTGAGGAAGAATTTGGTGTATCTGCAGCAGCAGGCGTAGTAGTTGCAGCAGCAGGCCCTGCAGCAGCAGAAGAAGAGAAGACTGAATTCGACGTTGAATTAACCGAAGTTGGTCCTAACAAGGTTAAAGTTATCAAAGTTGTTCGTGAAGCTACTGGCTTAGGCTTAAAGGAAGCTAAAGACGTAGTTGACGGCGCTCCTAAGGTATTAAAGGCTGGCGCTTCCAAGGAAGAGGCTGAGCAGATCAAGACTTCCTTAGAGGCTGAAGGCGCAAAAGTTACTTTAAAGTAA
- the rplJ gene encoding 50S ribosomal protein L10 → MAKVELKQPVVSEIKELLDGAESAVVVDYRGISVAQDTELRKKLREAGISYKVYKNTMIRFAAQGTAFEALEPNLEGPTAIAVSKTDATAPARILAEFAKTAPALEVKGGVVEGTYYDAKGMAKISSIPSRDILLGKLLGSIQSPITNIARVLKQIADAQGGEAAEA, encoded by the coding sequence ATGGCAAAAGTTGAATTAAAGCAGCCAGTTGTAAGCGAGATCAAGGAATTACTTGATGGCGCTGAGTCAGCGGTAGTTGTAGATTATCGTGGTATCTCAGTTGCTCAGGATACAGAGCTTCGTAAGAAATTAAGAGAGGCTGGTATTTCCTACAAAGTATATAAGAATACTATGATTCGTTTCGCTGCTCAGGGCACAGCATTTGAAGCTCTGGAGCCGAATCTGGAAGGACCTACAGCAATCGCTGTATCCAAGACAGATGCAACAGCTCCGGCAAGAATCCTGGCTGAGTTTGCTAAGACTGCTCCGGCTTTGGAAGTCAAAGGCGGCGTTGTAGAAGGCACTTATTATGATGCAAAGGGTATGGCGAAGATCTCCAGCATTCCTTCCAGAGACATCCTTCTTGGAAAATTGCTTGGAAGCATCCAGTCTCCTATCACAAACATTGCTCGCGTTCTCAAGCAGATTGCAGATGCTCAGGGCGGAGAAGCAGCAGAAGCATAA
- the rplA gene encoding 50S ribosomal protein L1 gives MKRGKRYAEAAKTVDRSVLYDAPAAISLVKQNASAKFDETIEAHIRTGCDGRHADQQIRGAVVLPHGTGKTVRILVFAKGPKADEAQAAGADYVGAEELIPKIQNEGWLDFDVVVATPDMMGVVGRLGRVLGPKGLMPNPKAGTVTMDVTKAINDIKAGKVEYRLDKTNIIHVPVGKASFTEDQLADNFQTLVDAIVKARPSTVKGAYLKSVTLASTMGPGVKLNVAKLMN, from the coding sequence ATGAAAAGAGGAAAAAGATACGCAGAGGCAGCTAAAACAGTAGATCGTTCTGTTCTCTACGATGCACCAGCAGCAATCTCTTTAGTTAAGCAGAATGCAAGTGCTAAATTTGATGAAACCATAGAAGCTCATATCAGAACCGGTTGTGACGGACGTCACGCAGACCAGCAGATCCGTGGTGCAGTTGTACTTCCACACGGTACAGGTAAAACTGTTCGTATTTTAGTTTTCGCTAAGGGTCCGAAGGCTGATGAAGCACAGGCCGCAGGCGCAGATTACGTTGGAGCTGAGGAACTGATTCCGAAGATCCAGAACGAAGGCTGGTTGGATTTTGATGTAGTTGTTGCTACTCCAGATATGATGGGTGTTGTTGGCCGTCTGGGACGTGTCCTGGGACCAAAGGGCTTAATGCCGAACCCAAAAGCTGGTACTGTTACCATGGATGTAACAAAGGCAATCAACGATATCAAAGCTGGTAAGGTTGAGTACAGACTTGATAAAACAAATATTATCCACGTGCCAGTTGGAAAAGCTTCTTTCACAGAAGATCAGTTAGCGGACAACTTCCAGACGCTTGTTGATGCAATCGTCAAAGCAAGACCAAGTACAGTTAAGGGTGCCTACTTAAAGAGTGTTACACTGGCTTCCACCATGGGACCTGGCGTAAAACTGAACGTAGCAAAGTTAATGAACTAA
- the rplK gene encoding 50S ribosomal protein L11: protein MAKKVTGYIKLQIPAGKATPAPPVGPALGQHGVNIVQFTKEFNARTADQGDLIIPVVITVYADRSFSFITKTPPAAVLLKKACKIKSGSAVPNKTKVATITKAELQKIAELKMPDLNAASVESAMSMIAGTARSMGITVEEA, encoded by the coding sequence ATGGCAAAGAAAGTAACAGGATATATCAAATTGCAGATTCCAGCGGGAAAGGCTACACCAGCTCCTCCTGTAGGTCCAGCACTTGGACAGCATGGTGTAAACATCGTACAGTTTACAAAGGAATTCAACGCTAGAACAGCTGATCAGGGAGATTTAATCATTCCGGTTGTTATCACTGTTTATGCTGACAGAAGCTTCAGCTTCATAACCAAGACTCCACCGGCTGCTGTATTATTAAAGAAAGCCTGCAAGATCAAATCCGGATCTGCAGTTCCTAATAAGACAAAGGTAGCTACAATTACCAAGGCTGAATTACAGAAGATCGCTGAACTGAAGATGCCAGACTTAAATGCTGCATCTGTTGAATCAGCTATGAGTATGATAGCCGGTACCGCAAGAAGTATGGGTATCACGGTAGAAGAGGCTTAA
- the nusG gene encoding transcription termination/antitermination protein NusG, protein MSEAHWYVVHTYSGYENKVKVDIEKTIENRNLQDQILEVSVPLESVIELKNGVEKKADKKMFPGYVLIHMVMNDDTWYVVRNTRGVTGFVGPGSKPVPLTEEEMEKLGFKNEEVIIGFEEGDTVVVTSGAWKDTVGAIKSINESKKTITMSVEMFGRETPVELNFSEVKKM, encoded by the coding sequence ATGTCAGAAGCACATTGGTATGTAGTTCATACCTATTCAGGATATGAGAATAAAGTAAAGGTTGACATTGAGAAAACAATCGAAAACAGAAACTTACAGGATCAGATTCTGGAAGTATCGGTTCCGCTTGAATCCGTCATTGAACTTAAGAATGGCGTTGAGAAGAAGGCCGATAAAAAGATGTTTCCCGGCTACGTACTGATTCACATGGTCATGAATGATGACACATGGTATGTGGTGCGTAATACCCGTGGAGTGACAGGCTTTGTAGGTCCTGGATCAAAACCGGTTCCTCTGACAGAAGAAGAGATGGAGAAACTTGGATTCAAGAACGAAGAGGTCATCATTGGCTTTGAAGAGGGAGATACCGTTGTGGTAACTTCCGGTGCATGGAAGGATACGGTTGGTGCTATCAAGTCCATCAACGAAAGTAAGAAAACCATCACCATGAGCGTTGAAATGTTCGGCCGGGAGACTCCGGTAGAATTAAACTTCAGCGAAGTGAAAAAGATGTAA
- the secE gene encoding preprotein translocase subunit SecE: MGDTVNNESAQKKSFFKGLKSEFAKIVWADKETVTKQTIAVMSSAIALGLIIGILDLIIKFGLSFIL; this comes from the coding sequence ATGGGAGATACAGTGAACAACGAGAGTGCTCAGAAGAAGAGCTTTTTTAAGGGTCTGAAATCTGAGTTTGCAAAAATCGTTTGGGCTGACAAAGAAACCGTAACGAAACAGACGATCGCTGTCATGTCTTCAGCGATTGCTTTAGGACTGATTATCGGAATTCTTGATCTGATCATCAAGTTTGGTCTCAGTTTTATCTTATAA
- the rpmG gene encoding 50S ribosomal protein L33: protein MRTKITLACTECKQRNYNMTKDKKTHPDRMETKKYCRFCKSHTMHKETK from the coding sequence GTGCGCACAAAAATCACACTGGCATGTACAGAATGCAAACAGCGTAATTACAACATGACCAAGGATAAGAAGACTCATCCGGACAGAATGGAAACCAAAAAGTATTGCAGATTCTGTAAGAGCCATACAATGCACAAGGAAACAAAGTAA
- the rfbD gene encoding dTDP-4-dehydrorhamnose reductase produces the protein MKVFVTGVKGQLGFDVVNELKKRGHEAVGVDIDEMDITDKDSVNRVIKAAAPDAVIHCAAYTAVDAAEENEEVCRNVNAKGTEYIARVCRELDIKMMYISTDYVFNGQGTRPWEPDDKREPLNVYGQTKYEGELAVEENLSKYFIVRIAWVFGVNGKNFIKTMLNLGKTHDKLTVVADQTGSPTYTYDLARLLVDMIETEKYGRYHATNQGLCTWYEFACEIFKQAGMDVKVEPVGSDQYPAKAKRPANSRMNKDKLEENGFLPLPSWQDALKRYLEVVFPG, from the coding sequence ATGAAAGTGTTTGTTACTGGCGTAAAAGGCCAGCTTGGATTTGATGTAGTAAATGAATTAAAAAAGCGGGGACATGAGGCAGTCGGAGTGGACATCGATGAGATGGACATCACAGATAAGGACAGCGTAAACCGGGTCATTAAGGCAGCCGCTCCTGATGCCGTCATCCACTGTGCTGCCTATACGGCTGTGGATGCGGCGGAAGAAAATGAGGAAGTGTGCCGGAACGTTAACGCAAAGGGAACGGAGTACATTGCCAGGGTATGCCGGGAGCTGGATATCAAGATGATGTACATCAGTACGGATTATGTGTTTAACGGCCAGGGAACCCGTCCCTGGGAGCCTGATGATAAGAGGGAGCCGCTAAATGTTTACGGCCAGACCAAATATGAGGGAGAACTGGCAGTGGAAGAAAATCTCTCTAAATATTTTATCGTAAGGATTGCCTGGGTATTTGGCGTAAATGGAAAGAACTTTATAAAGACCATGCTGAATCTGGGAAAGACTCATGATAAATTAACGGTAGTCGCTGACCAGACCGGTTCTCCTACCTATACTTATGATCTGGCCCGCCTTTTGGTGGACATGATAGAAACGGAGAAATACGGGCGTTACCATGCCACCAACCAAGGCCTGTGCACCTGGTATGAGTTTGCCTGTGAAATCTTTAAACAGGCGGGCATGGATGTAAAAGTGGAGCCTGTCGGTTCAGACCAGTATCCGGCAAAAGCAAAACGGCCTGCCAACAGCCGTATGAACAAGGATAAACTTGAGGAAAACGGTTTTCTTCCCCTGCCTTCCTGGCAGGATGCCTTAAAACGGTATCTGGAGGTCGTTTTTCCCGGTTAA
- the rfbB gene encoding dTDP-glucose 4,6-dehydratase: MKIIVTGGAGFIGGNFVHHMVNKYPDYQIINLDLLTYAGNLETLKSVEDKPNYKFVKGDIADRSFVFDLFEKEKPDVVVNFAAESHVDRSITDPEAFVRTNVMGTTTLLDACRTYGIKRYHQVSTDEVYGDLPLDRPDLFFTEETPLHTSSPYSSSKASADLFVLAYQRTFGLPVTISRCSNNYGPYHFPEKLIPLIISRALADEELPVYGTGENVRDWLHVSDHCEAIDLIIHKGKVGEVYNVGGHNERTNLEVVKTILKALDKPESLIKFVTDRPGHDRRYAIDPKKLETELGWKPKYNFDTGIRQTIQWYLDNEDWWKHIINGEYQNYFDNMYGERL, from the coding sequence ATGAAGATTATCGTTACCGGAGGAGCCGGTTTTATCGGCGGAAATTTTGTACATCATATGGTAAATAAGTATCCGGATTACCAGATCATCAATCTGGACCTTTTGACCTATGCAGGAAACCTGGAGACATTAAAGTCTGTTGAGGATAAGCCTAATTATAAATTTGTAAAAGGGGATATTGCGGACAGAAGCTTTGTCTTTGACCTTTTTGAGAAGGAAAAACCAGATGTGGTGGTAAACTTTGCGGCAGAGAGCCATGTGGACCGTTCCATTACAGACCCGGAGGCATTTGTAAGAACCAATGTAATGGGAACCACGACCCTTCTTGATGCCTGCCGCACTTACGGGATCAAGCGCTATCATCAGGTTTCCACTGATGAAGTATACGGCGACCTGCCTTTGGACCGCCCTGACCTATTCTTCACAGAGGAAACTCCGCTTCATACTTCAAGCCCTTATTCCTCTTCAAAAGCCAGTGCAGACCTTTTTGTCCTGGCATACCAGAGAACCTTTGGACTTCCGGTGACCATTTCCAGATGTTCCAATAACTATGGGCCCTATCATTTCCCGGAAAAGCTGATTCCGCTTATCATCAGCCGTGCCCTGGCAGATGAAGAGCTTCCGGTATATGGAACAGGGGAAAATGTGAGAGACTGGCTCCATGTTTCCGATCACTGCGAGGCGATTGATCTGATCATTCACAAGGGAAAAGTGGGCGAGGTCTACAATGTAGGCGGACACAACGAGCGCACTAACTTAGAAGTGGTTAAGACCATCCTGAAAGCCCTTGATAAACCGGAGAGCCTGATCAAGTTCGTTACCGACCGCCCTGGTCATGACAGACGTTATGCCATTGACCCGAAGAAGCTGGAGACCGAACTTGGCTGGAAGCCCAAATATAACTTTGATACCGGAATCCGTCAGACTATCCAGTGGTATCTGGACAATGAGGACTGGTGGAAGCATATCATCAATGGGGAATACCAGAATTATTTTGATAACATGTACGGGGAGCGTTTATAA
- the rfbA gene encoding glucose-1-phosphate thymidylyltransferase RfbA — protein MKGIILAGGSGTRLYPLTMVTSKQLLPIYDKPMIYYPLSVLMNAGIRDILIISTPDDTPRFEALLGDGNQFGIRLSYAVQPSPDGLAQAFIIGEEFIGDDSVAMILGDNIFAGHGLNKRLLNAANKKDGATVFGYYVDDPERFGIVEFDSDGKAVSIEEKPEKPKSNYCVTGLYFYDNKVVEYAKNLEPSARGELEITDLNRIYLEEGKLDVELLGQGFTWLDTGTHESLADATDFVRTMETHQHRKIACLEEIAYLNHWITKDQLMENIEPLKKNQYGQYLMDVLAGKYIDRLHG, from the coding sequence ATGAAGGGAATTATACTTGCCGGAGGCTCCGGCACCAGACTTTACCCGCTGACCATGGTAACTTCCAAACAGTTACTGCCTATTTATGACAAGCCGATGATTTATTATCCGCTGTCCGTTTTAATGAACGCAGGAATCCGGGATATACTGATCATCTCTACCCCAGATGACACACCCCGGTTTGAGGCGCTTTTAGGAGACGGTAATCAGTTTGGAATCCGCTTATCCTATGCGGTCCAGCCTTCCCCTGATGGCCTTGCACAGGCATTTATCATTGGAGAGGAATTTATCGGTGATGACAGCGTAGCAATGATTCTTGGAGATAATATTTTTGCAGGCCACGGACTTAACAAACGCCTGTTGAATGCGGCTAATAAAAAGGACGGTGCTACGGTATTCGGCTATTATGTGGATGATCCGGAACGCTTTGGTATCGTGGAATTTGATTCTGACGGAAAAGCAGTATCCATTGAAGAAAAACCGGAAAAGCCAAAGAGCAATTATTGTGTGACCGGACTTTATTTCTATGATAATAAGGTTGTGGAATATGCGAAGAATTTAGAACCATCGGCCAGGGGCGAGCTGGAGATCACGGATTTAAACCGCATTTACTTAGAAGAAGGAAAGCTTGATGTGGAGCTTTTGGGCCAGGGCTTTACCTGGCTTGATACGGGGACCCATGAATCCCTGGCAGATGCCACTGATTTTGTCCGCACCATGGAGACACACCAGCACAGGAAGATCGCTTGTCTGGAGGAAATCGCTTATTTGAACCACTGGATCACAAAGGATCAGTTGATGGAAAACATTGAGCCTTTGAAGAAGAACCAGTACGGACAATATCTGATGGATGTCCTTGCCGGAAAATACATTGACAGATTACACGGTTAA
- a CDS encoding MerR family transcriptional regulator, producing the protein MNQYYTSGQFAKKANVSIRTVRYYDKQGLLKPSGMSEGGYRLYTDSDFAKLQKILSLKYLGFSLDEIRSITINDNDNDYVEGSLRLQLNLIRKRIEHLKLVEQTLTETSKMVTENQSVDWNKILHLIHITNMERSLVEQYKDAANLSIRIGLHKKYTKNPTGWFQWLYGLMEPLDGKCILELGCGNGELWSANLDRIPSDARICLSDISEGMIRDVEENLKNVPGSFTFEVFDCRQIPKPEESFHIVAANHLLFYLTNLDGVLDQVERILKPDGIFYCSTYGSDHMKEISQLVKEFDSRIALSEVNLYDVFGLENGEEILKSHFHDLERKDYRDSLEVRDAGALMEYILSCHGNQQEYLSDRYEEFREFLEKKMEKKGFIHITKQAGAFICRK; encoded by the coding sequence GTGAATCAATACTATACTTCAGGCCAGTTTGCAAAAAAGGCCAATGTTTCTATCCGTACCGTCCGGTATTACGATAAACAGGGGCTGTTAAAGCCATCCGGTATGAGCGAGGGAGGATACCGGCTATATACGGATTCCGATTTTGCAAAGCTTCAGAAAATTCTTTCCTTAAAATACCTGGGCTTTTCTTTAGATGAGATCCGTTCGATCACCATCAATGACAATGACAACGATTACGTTGAGGGATCTCTTCGGCTTCAATTAAATCTTATCCGGAAGAGAATCGAACATTTAAAACTGGTGGAGCAGACCCTTACGGAAACGTCAAAGATGGTAACAGAAAACCAGTCTGTGGACTGGAATAAAATTCTTCACTTAATCCATATTACCAATATGGAACGGTCCCTTGTGGAACAGTATAAGGATGCAGCCAATTTAAGCATCCGAATCGGGCTTCATAAAAAATATACAAAGAATCCTACAGGCTGGTTCCAGTGGTTATACGGCCTTATGGAACCTTTGGATGGAAAATGCATTCTGGAGCTGGGCTGTGGAAACGGAGAACTTTGGAGTGCAAACCTGGACAGGATACCGTCGGATGCAAGAATCTGCCTGTCCGATATTTCGGAAGGGATGATCCGGGATGTGGAAGAAAACCTAAAAAATGTTCCCGGTTCCTTTACCTTTGAAGTGTTTGACTGCCGACAGATACCAAAGCCTGAGGAAAGCTTCCATATTGTAGCGGCTAATCATCTTCTGTTTTATTTGACGAATCTGGATGGGGTACTGGATCAGGTGGAACGAATTCTTAAACCGGATGGCATTTTTTACTGCAGCACCTACGGCTCGGATCATATGAAAGAGATCAGCCAATTGGTAAAGGAATTTGACTCAAGAATCGCTCTTTCTGAAGTGAATTTATACGATGTGTTCGGACTTGAAAATGGGGAGGAAATTTTAAAAAGCCATTTTCATGACTTGGAAAGGAAAGACTATAGGGATAGCCTGGAAGTCAGAGATGCAGGTGCGCTTATGGAATACATTCTTTCCTGTCATGGCAACCAGCAGGAATATTTAAGTGACCGTTACGAGGAATTCCGGGAATTCCTTGAGAAGAAAATGGAAAAGAAGGGTTTTATCCATATTACAAAGCAGGCCGGGGCATTTATCTGCAGAAAGTAA